The proteins below come from a single Pandoraea apista genomic window:
- a CDS encoding hydantoinase/oxoprolinase family protein, with translation MSTAATTGAPLIVGVDVGGTFTDLFVLDEAAGAARIVKVPSTRGEEARGFMNGIERVGDTAEKAGAGAIATIVHGTTVGTNALLERKVARTGIITTAGFRDVLEMRRRDRPATWGLRGDFTPIVPRDLRLEVDERVLSDGTIHTDVDIAQVEAAARALLEAGCEAVCVFFINAYANPVNEQRAVAAVRALWPNGNVTAATEVLPEIREFERCSTATLNAALQPVVGGYLTRLERDLKAQGFAGELLVVQSNGGIMSRQTASDVPVRTALSGPAAGVIACAAIARAAGFPNVVTGDMGGTSFDVSLVAGGEASLSAQTSIEFGMVVRSPMIQIETIGAGGGSIASVDAGGLLQVGPESAGSIPGPACYGRGNLRPTVTDANVLLGRIAADRPLGGGLLDKLDAGLAAQAIGEHVAEPLGLEVHAAAEAILTVANAKMAGAIRVVSIERGHDPRQFAYMPFGGGGALHVCAMMREVGTTTGIVPRYPGVTSALGCVMADMRHDSVQTLNQPLAALDVEDLVARVEALAQACQTRLDSAGVRFEAVREVIELDMLYVGQSHTVRVPVSRDALHRDGIAQAFEAAYREAFGRALDGIAVRIMNLRYARIGVRPKFDLAVLAPQASAMPAPLGTQRVYHAGRWWDAVRYARLDLPVGATVAGPAILEQSDTTIWLEPEFAGRVDALGNLLITRSA, from the coding sequence ATGAGCACAGCAGCAACGACCGGGGCCCCGCTGATCGTGGGTGTCGATGTGGGCGGCACGTTCACCGATTTGTTCGTGCTCGACGAGGCGGCCGGTGCCGCGCGTATCGTCAAGGTGCCGTCGACGCGCGGCGAAGAAGCACGCGGCTTCATGAACGGTATCGAACGGGTGGGCGACACCGCTGAAAAAGCGGGTGCAGGCGCCATCGCGACCATTGTGCACGGCACCACCGTCGGCACGAATGCGCTGTTGGAACGCAAGGTGGCCCGCACCGGCATCATCACCACGGCCGGTTTTCGCGACGTGCTGGAGATGCGCCGCCGCGACCGCCCCGCCACATGGGGGCTGCGCGGCGACTTCACGCCGATCGTGCCGCGCGACTTGCGCCTGGAAGTCGATGAGCGCGTGCTCTCGGACGGCACCATCCACACCGACGTGGACATCGCTCAGGTCGAAGCGGCAGCGCGTGCGTTGCTCGAAGCCGGTTGCGAGGCAGTGTGCGTGTTTTTCATCAATGCCTATGCCAATCCCGTCAACGAACAACGAGCGGTCGCCGCCGTGCGCGCGCTGTGGCCCAACGGCAATGTGACGGCGGCAACGGAAGTGTTGCCCGAGATTCGCGAGTTCGAGCGATGCTCGACCGCCACGCTCAACGCCGCGCTGCAACCCGTGGTCGGCGGCTATCTCACGCGGCTTGAGCGCGATCTGAAGGCGCAGGGTTTTGCGGGGGAGCTGCTTGTCGTGCAAAGCAACGGCGGCATCATGTCGCGCCAGACGGCGAGCGACGTGCCCGTGCGCACCGCGCTTTCGGGACCGGCAGCGGGCGTGATCGCCTGTGCCGCGATTGCGCGTGCGGCCGGTTTCCCTAACGTAGTGACGGGGGATATGGGCGGCACGTCGTTCGACGTCTCGCTCGTGGCGGGCGGCGAAGCGTCGCTCTCGGCGCAGACTTCCATCGAATTCGGCATGGTGGTGCGCTCGCCGATGATCCAGATCGAAACGATTGGCGCAGGCGGCGGCTCGATTGCGTCGGTGGATGCCGGCGGCTTGCTGCAAGTGGGGCCGGAATCGGCGGGCAGTATTCCGGGCCCGGCTTGCTATGGGCGTGGCAACTTGCGCCCGACCGTGACCGATGCCAACGTGCTGCTCGGGCGCATTGCGGCAGACCGGCCGCTGGGGGGCGGCTTGCTCGACAAGCTCGACGCGGGGCTGGCAGCGCAAGCCATCGGCGAGCATGTCGCCGAGCCGTTGGGGCTGGAAGTGCACGCGGCCGCCGAAGCGATTCTGACGGTGGCCAATGCCAAGATGGCCGGGGCCATTCGCGTGGTGTCGATTGAGCGGGGACACGATCCGCGTCAGTTCGCCTACATGCCGTTCGGCGGCGGCGGCGCCTTGCATGTGTGCGCCATGATGCGCGAGGTCGGTACGACCACCGGGATCGTGCCACGCTACCCCGGCGTGACTTCGGCACTGGGCTGTGTGATGGCCGATATGCGCCACGACAGCGTGCAGACACTCAATCAGCCGCTTGCCGCGCTCGACGTCGAGGATCTTGTCGCGCGGGTAGAGGCGCTTGCGCAGGCTTGTCAGACACGTCTGGACTCGGCTGGCGTGCGTTTCGAGGCGGTGCGAGAAGTCATCGAACTCGACATGCTCTACGTCGGGCAGAGCCACACGGTGCGTGTGCCGGTGTCGCGCGACGCGTTGCATCGCGACGGCATCGCCCAGGCGTTCGAAGCCGCCTATCGCGAGGCCTTCGGTCGCGCGCTCGACGGCATTGCGGTGCGCATCATGAATTTGCGTTATGCCCGCATTGGTGTGCGCCCGAAATTCGATCTCGCGGTACTCGCCCCGCAAGCGAGCGCTATGCCTGCGCCGCTGGGCACGCAACGTGTCTATCACGCCGGGCGGTGGTGGGATGCGGTGCGATATGCGCGTCTCGATTTGCCGGTCGGGGCGACGGTGGCCGGCCCCGCGATCCTCGAACAATCGGATACCACGATCTGGCTGGAGCCGGAATTCGCAGGGCGTGTCGACGCGCTGGGCAACCTGCTTATCACGCGCAGCGCCTGA
- a CDS encoding hydantoinase B/oxoprolinase family protein, producing MLDPVTLAVLKGRLEQIADEMDATLYRSAFNPIIAEAHDACHGIYDAATGATLIQGKSGLPVFVGAMAFAVQAAARAAAERGGMVDGDVWLFNDPYEGGTHANDFKLVRPVFRNGRLYCFLASAAHWHDVGGAVPGNYNPAATECWQEAVQIPPVRIVRGGVLDADVLAILKANTRLPDSLWGDLNGQLSALTLGARRLADLLDEYGDTTVQEALGQLRERAVKLMRAHVAALPDGEYHYQDMLDNDGVRDEPLTIALRMRVQGETLTLDFTGTSPACMGPVNISRATAIAACYVALKHLFPDVPANAGVLDAVQFELPEGLVISAQRPRPVGGYTETILRMIDVIFCAMAKAAPARAMAQAYGTINALSIAGYRTDEARRGQRWVMFSFFGGGHGGHMDGDGLSHGNAPISTATIPPVEILEAAYPVRFTQWALRPDSAGDGEHRGGLGAIYEIELLEDSAEAFVFGERGRSAPQGIAGGQASVPNVFQYQNDGEWHTPPMASKMLGIKLARGERVRLQTPGGGGYGDPARRDAAARAHDRAMGYVTQAADAASGKATKEQQA from the coding sequence ATGCTAGATCCCGTCACTCTGGCGGTCCTCAAGGGCCGTCTGGAGCAGATCGCCGACGAAATGGACGCGACGCTCTACCGCAGTGCGTTCAACCCCATCATTGCCGAGGCGCACGATGCTTGCCACGGCATCTACGACGCGGCCACCGGCGCCACGCTGATTCAGGGCAAGTCGGGCCTGCCCGTCTTCGTCGGCGCGATGGCCTTTGCCGTGCAGGCGGCGGCGCGCGCGGCCGCCGAGCGTGGCGGCATGGTCGATGGCGACGTGTGGCTCTTCAACGACCCGTACGAAGGCGGCACCCACGCCAACGACTTCAAGCTCGTGCGCCCGGTGTTTCGCAACGGCCGGCTGTATTGCTTTCTGGCCTCGGCGGCGCACTGGCATGACGTGGGTGGCGCGGTACCCGGCAACTACAACCCGGCGGCCACCGAGTGCTGGCAGGAAGCCGTGCAGATCCCGCCCGTGCGTATCGTTCGCGGCGGGGTGCTCGACGCCGACGTGCTCGCCATCCTCAAGGCGAACACGCGACTGCCCGATAGTCTCTGGGGTGATCTGAACGGCCAACTGTCGGCGCTGACTCTCGGCGCGCGACGTCTGGCCGATCTGCTCGACGAATACGGCGACACCACCGTGCAGGAAGCGCTCGGTCAACTGCGCGAGCGTGCCGTCAAACTCATGCGCGCGCATGTGGCCGCATTGCCCGACGGCGAGTACCACTATCAGGACATGCTCGATAACGACGGCGTGCGCGACGAGCCACTCACGATTGCCTTGCGCATGCGGGTGCAGGGCGAGACGCTCACGCTCGATTTCACGGGCACGTCGCCCGCGTGCATGGGGCCGGTGAATATTTCCCGGGCGACCGCCATTGCCGCCTGTTACGTGGCGCTCAAACACCTGTTCCCGGACGTGCCCGCCAATGCGGGCGTGCTGGACGCCGTGCAATTCGAACTGCCGGAAGGGCTGGTGATTTCCGCGCAGCGTCCGCGCCCTGTCGGCGGCTACACGGAAACGATTCTGCGCATGATCGACGTGATCTTCTGCGCAATGGCCAAGGCCGCCCCGGCGCGTGCGATGGCGCAGGCGTACGGCACGATCAATGCGCTGTCGATTGCGGGTTACCGCACCGATGAGGCGCGTCGCGGCCAGCGTTGGGTGATGTTCAGCTTCTTCGGCGGCGGTCACGGTGGCCACATGGACGGCGACGGTCTGTCGCACGGCAATGCGCCGATTTCGACGGCCACGATTCCGCCCGTCGAGATTCTCGAGGCGGCCTATCCCGTGCGCTTTACGCAGTGGGCGCTGCGTCCCGATTCGGCCGGCGACGGCGAACACCGGGGCGGGCTGGGCGCGATCTACGAGATCGAATTGCTGGAAGACAGCGCAGAAGCGTTCGTGTTCGGTGAGCGCGGCCGCTCGGCGCCGCAAGGCATTGCCGGTGGTCAGGCATCGGTACCGAACGTTTTCCAATATCAGAACGATGGCGAATGGCACACGCCACCGATGGCGTCGAAGATGCTCGGCATCAAGCTGGCGCGCGGCGAACGTGTGCGGCTTCAGACGCCGGGCGGCGGCGGCTATGGAGACCCCGCACGGCGCGATGCGGCGGCGCGTGCCCATGACCGGGCGATGGGGTATGTGACGCAGGCGGCCGACGCCGCGAGCGGCAAGGCAACGAAGGAGCAACAGGCATGA
- a CDS encoding 3-isopropylmalate dehydratase produces the protein MTTPTTTVDPRSTLHRAWVVGADIDTDALAPGAYMKFGIDDIARHCLHRVRPEFAANVQAGDVLVAGPNFGIGSSREQAAAALVHLGVRAVIAPSFNGLYFRNAFNVGLLLLTCADAHRIAEGDALRLAPREGFVERADGSRLACETVPGFLLDMVDAGGLLNLLKRRRTAPQATSNGVSSC, from the coding sequence ATGACCACCCCAACCACGACTGTTGATCCACGCAGCACCTTGCATCGCGCCTGGGTAGTGGGCGCCGATATCGATACCGACGCGCTCGCGCCGGGGGCCTACATGAAGTTCGGCATCGACGACATCGCGCGACATTGCCTGCATCGTGTTCGTCCCGAGTTTGCCGCCAACGTGCAGGCCGGCGACGTCCTCGTCGCCGGTCCCAACTTCGGCATCGGCTCGTCGCGCGAGCAGGCCGCGGCGGCGCTGGTGCATCTCGGCGTGCGTGCCGTCATTGCGCCGTCGTTCAACGGGCTGTATTTCCGCAACGCCTTCAATGTGGGGCTGTTGCTGCTCACCTGTGCCGACGCACATCGCATTGCCGAGGGCGACGCCCTGCGGCTCGCGCCGCGCGAAGGCTTCGTCGAACGCGCCGACGGCAGCCGGCTCGCCTGCGAGACCGTGCCGGGCTTCCTGCTCGACATGGTCGACGCGGGAGGGCTGCTCAACCTGCTCAAGCGGCGCCGTACGGCACCTCAAGCGACATCCAACGGAGTTTCTTCATGCTAG
- a CDS encoding 3-isopropylmalate dehydratase large subunit, which produces MTVTQTLTQKLLAAACGRDEVAVGEIVTCRVDLAMFHDSSGPRRLQPMLESLGAQLWDKSKVVLVIDHYVPESDDESRRIVRIARDWASAQALPNVYDSVGICHVVVPEHGHLRPGMFCVGGDSHSPTGGAFGAYMFGIGSTEMLGVAVSGEIWVKVPETLQMRWDGRLADGVTAKDMMLHMIGRFGMNGGRYQAIEFCGEAVRALSMQERMTLSNMSAELGSQVGLIAPDETTLDYLRSVGVTQDIDIHRWQGDAGAAAEVHTFDATALAPQVAAPHSPANTRAVGEFADVAVDVAYLGACTGAKLEDLRAAARVLQGKRVAKGMRFVVAPASQRDQAQAAREGVMDVLTAAGAQVLATTCGACAGYGGSIPEGATVMSSTARNFKGRMGSETAQVYLGSPYTVAAAALTGRIADPRDMLV; this is translated from the coding sequence ATGACCGTGACTCAAACTCTGACGCAAAAACTGCTGGCGGCCGCCTGTGGCCGCGACGAAGTGGCCGTGGGCGAGATCGTCACCTGCCGCGTCGATCTTGCGATGTTTCACGATTCCAGCGGCCCGCGCCGGCTGCAACCGATGCTCGAATCGCTGGGCGCGCAGTTGTGGGACAAGTCGAAAGTGGTGCTCGTCATCGATCACTACGTGCCGGAATCCGATGACGAATCGCGGCGCATCGTTCGCATTGCGCGCGACTGGGCGAGCGCACAGGCGTTGCCCAACGTCTACGACTCGGTCGGCATTTGCCATGTGGTCGTGCCGGAGCACGGTCATCTGCGGCCCGGCATGTTCTGCGTGGGCGGCGACTCGCATTCGCCTACGGGCGGTGCGTTCGGTGCTTACATGTTCGGTATCGGCAGCACGGAAATGCTGGGCGTGGCCGTGTCTGGCGAAATCTGGGTCAAGGTGCCGGAAACCCTCCAGATGCGTTGGGACGGGCGCCTGGCCGACGGCGTAACCGCGAAAGACATGATGCTGCACATGATCGGCCGCTTCGGCATGAATGGCGGACGCTATCAGGCGATCGAGTTCTGTGGCGAGGCCGTGCGCGCGCTGTCGATGCAGGAGCGCATGACGCTCTCGAACATGAGCGCCGAGCTGGGCTCGCAGGTGGGGCTGATAGCCCCCGACGAGACCACGCTGGACTACTTGCGCTCGGTTGGCGTGACGCAGGACATCGACATTCATCGCTGGCAGGGAGATGCGGGCGCGGCGGCCGAAGTTCACACGTTCGACGCCACCGCACTCGCCCCGCAAGTGGCCGCGCCGCACAGCCCCGCGAATACGCGCGCAGTCGGCGAATTCGCCGACGTGGCGGTGGATGTCGCTTATCTGGGCGCCTGCACGGGGGCGAAGCTCGAAGACTTGCGCGCGGCGGCACGCGTGCTGCAAGGCAAGCGCGTGGCCAAGGGCATGCGCTTTGTCGTCGCCCCGGCTTCGCAGCGCGATCAGGCACAGGCGGCACGCGAGGGGGTGATGGATGTGCTCACCGCCGCAGGTGCGCAAGTGCTCGCCACGACCTGCGGCGCTTGCGCCGGCTACGGCGGCTCGATTCCCGAAGGCGCCACCGTCATGTCGAGCACCGCCCGCAATTTCAAGGGACGCATGGGATCGGAGACTGCTCAGGTCTATCTCGGCTCGCCCTACACGGTGGCGGCTGCCGCGCTCACTGGGCGCATTGCCGACCCGCGCGACATGCTCGTCTGA
- a CDS encoding ABC transporter ATP-binding protein, with amino-acid sequence MSHLLEVEGLHTGYGRVEVLRGVDLTVGAGEIVVLLGSNGAGKSTLNNTLSGINPVWAGRVRFDGHDLTGRHYRDVVKAGLIQVPEGRRIFPNLSVRENLMLGAFARGRASREQSLERMLDLFPRLRERIAQPAGTMSGGEQQMLAIGRGLMAEPRLLILDEPSLGLSPLMVEELFTLIARLQHDGLSILLVEQNVGQSLETGQRGYVLENGAIRHSGTCAELLASSDLRRAYLGM; translated from the coding sequence ATGAGCCATCTTCTGGAAGTGGAAGGCTTGCACACCGGCTACGGCCGTGTCGAAGTGCTGCGCGGTGTCGATCTGACGGTCGGCGCGGGCGAAATCGTGGTGCTGCTCGGCAGCAACGGTGCAGGCAAGTCCACGCTGAACAACACGCTCTCGGGCATCAATCCTGTCTGGGCCGGGCGCGTGCGGTTCGACGGACACGATCTCACCGGACGCCATTACCGAGACGTCGTGAAGGCGGGGCTGATTCAGGTGCCGGAAGGCCGTCGCATCTTCCCGAACCTGAGCGTGCGCGAAAACCTGATGCTTGGCGCATTTGCCCGGGGACGTGCCTCGCGTGAGCAAAGTCTGGAGCGCATGCTCGATCTGTTCCCGCGTCTTCGCGAACGCATTGCGCAGCCGGCGGGCACGATGTCGGGCGGCGAACAGCAGATGCTGGCCATCGGCCGCGGGCTGATGGCCGAGCCAAGGTTGCTCATCCTCGACGAACCTTCACTGGGTCTTTCGCCCCTGATGGTCGAGGAGCTCTTCACGCTGATTGCTCGCCTGCAACACGACGGCCTGTCGATTCTGCTCGTCGAACAGAACGTGGGCCAGTCGCTGGAAACCGGACAGCGCGGCTATGTCCTGGAGAACGGGGCGATTCGTCACAGCGGCACGTGCGCCGAGTTGCTGGCGAGCAGCGACCTGCGCCGCGCCTATCTCGGAATGTAA
- a CDS encoding ABC transporter ATP-binding protein produces the protein MSEALLKANGLSITFGGLKAVQDVSLVVKPGTLTALVGPNGAGKTTLFGLLSGFLTPTAGRVEFQGRDITGQAPFETARQGLTRTFQIVQPFGAQTVRENIAVGAHLHQRDRRAALREAEEVALRTNLQAQLDKPAADLTVCGRKRLELARALATRPRLLLLDEVLAGLNPSEIDEMIPVVREIADSGVTVLMIEHVMRAVMSLAEHVWVLAQGKLIAAGTPREVTSDAAVIEAYLGHGTAARLAAQSGGAQ, from the coding sequence GTGTCTGAGGCGCTGTTGAAGGCCAATGGCCTGTCCATTACGTTCGGCGGCCTCAAGGCGGTGCAGGACGTGAGTCTTGTCGTCAAGCCGGGCACGCTGACTGCGCTCGTGGGGCCGAACGGTGCCGGTAAAACGACGCTGTTCGGTCTGCTCTCCGGGTTTCTGACACCCACGGCGGGCCGCGTCGAGTTTCAGGGGCGGGATATCACGGGGCAAGCCCCGTTCGAGACCGCGCGTCAGGGCCTAACGCGCACCTTCCAGATCGTGCAGCCGTTCGGCGCACAGACGGTGCGCGAGAACATTGCGGTGGGTGCGCATCTGCACCAACGCGATCGCCGTGCAGCGTTGCGCGAGGCCGAGGAAGTTGCCCTGCGCACGAATTTGCAGGCGCAGTTGGACAAGCCCGCCGCCGATTTGACTGTCTGCGGCCGCAAGCGGCTCGAACTGGCACGGGCGCTGGCAACGCGTCCGCGTCTGCTGCTGCTCGACGAAGTGCTCGCCGGCCTCAACCCGAGCGAGATCGACGAAATGATTCCCGTGGTGCGCGAGATCGCCGACAGTGGCGTGACGGTGTTGATGATCGAACACGTGATGCGCGCCGTCATGAGTCTGGCCGAGCATGTGTGGGTGCTCGCACAGGGCAAGCTGATTGCCGCCGGCACGCCGCGCGAAGTCACGTCCGACGCTGCCGTGATCGAAGCCTATCTGGGGCACGGCACCGCAGCGCGGCTCGCCGCCCAATCGGGAGGTGCGCAATGA
- a CDS encoding branched-chain amino acid ABC transporter permease: MRDLRWIVLFGVVMAALLVTLQSGVWLSFVMMTLYTVLLSQSWNILGGFGGQLSFGHALFFGVGAYAQAIAQLRWGWNPWLAMPFAIAMGTGVAVVIGAVTFRYGLKGSYFALVTLAFAEVFRILAVSLPFTGAGVGLMVPLRQSVGNLQFASPRGYATLLLVFVMAALLVTAWLRHSRFGAWLQAVRDNENAARAVGVNPLRIKLGAIALSGAFMSAAGMCYVQMFQYIDAGIAFGSTISVEALVGVIVGGMGTLWGPVLGATVLYALGEFTRNLFGELPGLSMVIYGAVLILIVMFLPRGMTGAGASVRRLLGMDKKTVTAPDAQAAATHEENARV; encoded by the coding sequence ATGAGAGACCTTCGTTGGATCGTGTTGTTTGGTGTCGTGATGGCGGCGCTGCTGGTCACGCTGCAATCGGGCGTGTGGCTGTCGTTCGTGATGATGACGCTCTATACCGTGCTGCTCTCGCAGTCCTGGAACATTCTGGGCGGGTTCGGCGGGCAGTTGTCGTTCGGGCACGCACTCTTTTTCGGGGTCGGCGCCTATGCGCAGGCCATTGCGCAATTGCGATGGGGCTGGAATCCGTGGCTGGCGATGCCGTTCGCGATTGCGATGGGCACCGGGGTGGCCGTCGTCATCGGTGCGGTCACCTTTCGCTACGGCCTCAAGGGTTCGTACTTTGCGCTGGTGACGCTGGCGTTTGCGGAAGTCTTCCGAATTCTCGCCGTGTCGCTGCCGTTCACCGGGGCGGGGGTGGGCCTCATGGTGCCGCTGCGCCAGAGCGTGGGGAATCTGCAATTCGCGTCGCCGCGCGGTTACGCCACGTTGCTGCTCGTGTTTGTGATGGCGGCGCTGCTGGTCACGGCCTGGCTGCGGCATTCGCGTTTTGGCGCCTGGCTGCAAGCGGTGCGCGACAACGAGAACGCCGCTCGTGCGGTCGGTGTGAATCCGCTGCGCATCAAACTCGGCGCGATCGCCTTGTCCGGCGCTTTCATGAGCGCCGCTGGCATGTGCTACGTGCAGATGTTCCAGTACATCGATGCCGGTATTGCGTTCGGCTCGACGATCTCGGTCGAAGCGCTCGTTGGCGTGATCGTGGGCGGTATGGGCACGCTTTGGGGGCCGGTGCTGGGCGCGACCGTGCTGTACGCGCTGGGCGAGTTCACGCGCAACCTGTTCGGCGAGTTGCCGGGCCTGTCGATGGTGATCTACGGCGCGGTGCTGATTCTGATCGTGATGTTCCTGCCGCGCGGCATGACCGGCGCAGGGGCATCGGTGCGCCGCTTGCTGGGAATGGACAAGAAGACGGTCACTGCGCCCGACGCGCAGGCGGCCGCCACGCATGAGGAGAATGCCCGTGTCTGA
- a CDS encoding branched-chain amino acid ABC transporter permease yields the protein MLDPVILLSAVLNGLTTGAVYALIALGLTLVYGVLHIINFSHGAALMIALYAVWLLKEKLGIDPYVALPFVTLGMFALGYALQRGVIERASHGKDENILLVTLGLAIVLENLALVWFKSDTHTIDTPYTLATVDVGPVMLSVPKLIAFGGALSAAALLFWIMRATDLGRAIRAVAKEKHGAKLMGIDVERVYALSFGIGMACVGAAACFLMPTYYVNPQVGSGFVLVAFTIVVLGGMGSFTGALAGGLLIGVVESLGGLWLGDSLGQMGIFAIFIIVVLLRPQGLFGARA from the coding sequence ATGCTCGACCCAGTCATTCTTCTCTCGGCCGTGCTCAACGGGCTCACCACGGGGGCGGTGTACGCGCTCATCGCCCTGGGCCTCACGCTCGTGTACGGCGTGCTGCACATCATTAACTTCTCGCACGGCGCAGCGCTGATGATCGCGCTGTACGCCGTGTGGCTGCTCAAGGAAAAGCTCGGCATCGATCCGTACGTCGCGCTGCCGTTCGTCACGCTAGGCATGTTCGCGCTGGGCTACGCCTTGCAACGCGGCGTGATCGAGCGGGCAAGCCACGGCAAGGACGAGAACATTCTGCTCGTCACGCTTGGGCTGGCGATCGTGCTGGAGAACCTTGCGCTGGTGTGGTTCAAGTCCGATACGCACACCATCGACACGCCTTACACGCTCGCGACCGTCGATGTCGGTCCGGTCATGCTTTCGGTGCCAAAGCTCATCGCCTTCGGCGGTGCGCTGAGCGCGGCAGCACTGCTCTTCTGGATCATGCGGGCGACGGATCTTGGCCGCGCGATTCGTGCCGTCGCCAAGGAGAAGCATGGCGCGAAGCTCATGGGGATCGATGTCGAGCGGGTCTACGCATTGTCGTTCGGTATCGGCATGGCGTGCGTGGGTGCAGCGGCGTGTTTTCTGATGCCCACGTATTACGTCAATCCGCAAGTCGGCAGTGGCTTCGTGCTGGTGGCTTTCACCATCGTGGTGCTCGGCGGCATGGGCAGCTTCACCGGCGCGCTCGCAGGCGGGTTGCTCATCGGAGTGGTCGAGTCGCTGGGCGGGCTGTGGCTGGGCGATTCGCTCGGGCAGATGGGTATCTTCGCCATTTTCATCATCGTCGTGCTGCTGCGTCCGCAGGGCTTGTTCGGTGCGCGGGCGTGA
- a CDS encoding ABC transporter substrate-binding protein, protein MSSRRTFLRQSTAMAALAATSSAPWLAHAAGKPVKIGVLHPVTGALAYSGQQCRLGALLAIDDINAAGGIKSLGGAPIEAVLGDAQSRPEAGSAEVEKMNEAGVSAIVGAYASAICLATTQTAAKYGLPHVVDVGVADQIVERGLTNTFRFGPGYRMCSLRAVDDLAALNNAAGKPAKTVMIVHEESLFGTGTAALLQKELPARGFEIKEVIKHANPTRDFNNIVLRMRSVNPDIVIPANYYNEYALLLRAMKQQKVQPKAIYSVLGGAASSYKFLKEFPDIADGIIDCNHWFNPKDPRVAALKARTEAKGAFFSYEVFMTYTAMMLLADAIERARSVDRAAITAALASSSFKDHIMPYGPTKFVNGQNTGAQPLLTQVSHSDIKVILPDTYRQVAPVFPLKA, encoded by the coding sequence ATGAGTTCGCGTCGCACGTTCCTGCGTCAGTCCACTGCCATGGCCGCGCTTGCTGCCACTTCCAGCGCGCCGTGGCTCGCGCATGCCGCCGGTAAGCCGGTCAAGATCGGTGTGCTGCATCCCGTTACCGGTGCGCTGGCCTACTCCGGTCAGCAGTGCCGTCTCGGCGCGTTGCTCGCCATTGACGACATCAACGCCGCCGGGGGCATCAAGTCGCTGGGCGGCGCGCCGATCGAGGCGGTGCTCGGCGACGCACAGTCGCGCCCCGAAGCCGGGTCGGCGGAAGTCGAGAAGATGAACGAGGCGGGCGTGTCGGCCATTGTCGGCGCGTATGCGTCGGCGATTTGTCTGGCAACGACGCAAACGGCAGCGAAGTATGGCTTGCCGCATGTTGTCGACGTGGGGGTGGCAGACCAGATCGTGGAGCGCGGTCTGACGAACACGTTCCGCTTCGGTCCCGGCTATCGCATGTGCTCGCTGCGTGCGGTCGACGATCTCGCCGCGCTCAACAATGCCGCCGGCAAGCCTGCCAAGACAGTGATGATCGTGCACGAAGAGTCGCTCTTCGGCACGGGTACAGCGGCGTTGCTGCAAAAGGAATTGCCCGCGCGTGGCTTCGAGATCAAGGAAGTCATCAAGCACGCCAACCCGACGCGAGATTTCAACAACATCGTGCTGCGTATGCGCTCGGTGAATCCGGACATCGTGATTCCCGCGAATTACTACAACGAGTACGCGCTGCTGCTGCGCGCGATGAAACAGCAGAAAGTGCAGCCCAAGGCGATCTATTCCGTGCTCGGCGGTGCAGCATCGAGCTACAAGTTCCTCAAAGAGTTTCCGGACATCGCCGACGGCATCATCGACTGCAACCACTGGTTCAATCCGAAGGACCCGCGCGTGGCGGCGCTCAAGGCGCGCACGGAAGCCAAAGGCGCGTTCTTCAGCTACGAGGTTTTCATGACCTACACGGCCATGATGTTGCTGGCCGATGCCATTGAGCGCGCCCGGTCGGTCGATCGTGCAGCCATTACGGCGGCGCTCGCATCGAGTTCGTTCAAGGATCACATCATGCCGTACGGGCCGACGAAGTTCGTCAACGGTCAGAACACGGGCGCTCAGCCGCTGCTCACGCAGGTCTCGCATAGCGACATCAAGGTGATTCTGCCCGACACGTATCGTCAGGTGGCGCCGGTCTTCCCGCTCAAGGCCTGA